Proteins found in one Odocoileus virginianus isolate 20LAN1187 ecotype Illinois chromosome 10, Ovbor_1.2, whole genome shotgun sequence genomic segment:
- the LOC110137915 gene encoding olfactory receptor 5B3-like: protein MMKNTTGVAQFFLLGLTSDPELQVPLFVMFTLVYLGTLIGNLGIITLILLDSHLHTPMYFFLSNLSLVDLCYSSAVTPTVLAGFTPGDKVISYDACAAQMFFFVAFATVENYLLASMAYDRYAAVCKPLHYTTTMTTSVCTGLATGSYVCGFLNASIHTGDTFSLSFCMFNVVHHFFCDIPAVMILSCSDRHVSELVLVYVVSFNVFFALLVILISYIFIFITILKMPSSAGYQKALSTCASHFTAVSIFYGTIIFMYLQPSSSHSMDVDKTASVFYAVIIPLLNPLVYSLRNKEVKSAFMKVFVEAKLSLGF from the coding sequence ATGATGAAGAACACGACAGGAGTGGCGCAGTTCTTTCTCCTAGGACTAACCAGTGACCCAGAACTACAAGTTCCCCTCTTTGTAATGTTCACCCTCGTCTACCTCGGCACTCTGATTGGGAACTTGGGGATCATTACGTTGATTCTGCTGGACTCGCATCTCCACACgcccatgtactttttcctcagTAACCTGTCTCTGGTGGATCTTTGTTATTCTTCGGCTGTCACCCCCACAGTCCTGGCTGGATTCACTCCAGGAGACAAGGTCATCTCCTACGATGCGTGTGCGGCTCAGATGTTCTTTTTTGTAGCCTTTGCCACTGTGGAAAATTACCTGTTGGCCTCGATGGCTTATGACCGCTACGCAGCTGTGTGCAAACCCCTGCATTACACCACCACCATGACCACAAGTGTGTGCACTGGTCTGGCGACAGGCTCCTATGTCTGTGGATTCCTGAATGCCTCCATCCACACTGGAGACACATTCAGTCTCTCTTTCTGTATGTTCAATGTGGTCCATCACTTTTTCTGTGATATTCCAGCAGTCATGATTCTCTCTTGTTCTGACAGACATGTTAGTGAACTGGTTCTAGTTTATGTAGTGAGCTTCAATGTCTTTTTTGCTCTCCTGGTTATCTTGATATcctatatattcatatttatcacCATCCTAAAGATGCCCTCATCCGCAGGGTACCAGAAGGCTTTGTCCACCTGTGCCTCCCACTTCACTGCCGTATCCATCTTCTATGGAACGATTATCTTCATGTACTTACAGCCCAGCTCCAGTCATTCCATGGACGTGGACAAAACGGCCTCTGTGTTCTACGCTGTGATCATTCCATTGCTGAACCCTCTGgtctacagcctgaggaacaagGAGGTAAAGAGTGCATTTATGAAGGTGTTTGTAGAGGCAAAATTGTCTCTAGGATTCTGA